In Anolis carolinensis isolate JA03-04 unplaced genomic scaffold, rAnoCar3.1.pri scaffold_14, whole genome shotgun sequence, the following proteins share a genomic window:
- the tsga10ip gene encoding testis-specific protein 10-interacting protein isoform X2, with product MCCQRFPWRLPRMLCSRIPLPWQPQGQHPPLPFHVVVVGAMLDPHRRSVLTNACVKAAVDPITRTPGTIYEPKGQVRLLGLLSESSPSLQEDYLDAGDGMLICMKRTNKMAPRATKKYDCEPTQINPNVSDASDTEPDPDSNRQLVFPTPDSCNDSPSPTPLLESTKPPRSGSFPFQWMWESFSLKGQAVYQDHFLEKAKKKKKKRSTRSPSLSIHEPPCTPEPGLVSNEDVHGLEMLKPPGVAEPPRSRPRHHKCRPHGGLPPGSSLFPLYWKMEARAEARKRQLRQERRRWLQLTQQLLSLEAGSPRKEKRLSVKQLEEKLRAELLCLATEPEEPGPQKGKGPEKAAAAAKREPTFKPTINRRIPNFKSLQRRFQEQLAQKKEQTKLTVCKPFRLHAASSSQALSGNESKQTDDEEDPFHRFQRLWGVQWQGHSCPDFSPPVVPPVAQTKTSGKRQEANRLLLLEWERRERQEKRRAEQRRAKEQQVQRDVAKCLATYRIPGYSPMSIQRRREELRRQEKQRAEDYTLQLQEIHERVESRPFLFERVMQANARQAVERRFSQVLNALGIDEEMLWKHAARPSTASSSAKST from the exons ATGTGTTGCCAAAGGTTTCCGTGGCGACTGCCTAGGATGCTTTGTTCCAGAATCCCGTTGCCCTGGCAACCGCAAGGGCAGCATCCGCCACTCCCGTTCCACGTTGTCGTCGTGGGGGCCATGTTGGACCCCCACCGCCGGTCGGTGCTGACCAACGCGTGCGTCAAAGCCGCGGTCGACCCCATTACGCGGACCCCCGGCACCATCTATGAGCCCAAAGGCCAGGTCCGGCTGCTGGGCCTGCTCTCCGAGAGCTCCCCTTCGCTACAG GAGGACTATCTGGACGCTGGGGATGGGATGCTGATCTGCATGAAACGCACAAACAAGATGGCTCCCAGAGCAACAAAGAAGTACGACTGTGAACCTACACAAATAAACCCGAATGTCAGCGATGCCTCGGACACCGAGCCCGATCCAGACTCAAACAGGCAA TTGGTGTTCCCGACTCCGGACTCCTGCAACGACTCCCCGAGCCCCACTCCATTGCTCGAGTCCACCAAACCACCCCGATCGGGCTCCTTCCCCTTCCAGTGGATGTGGGAGAGCTTCTCCCTCAAAGGCCAGGCCGTCTACCAGGACCACTTCCTCGAGAaggccaagaagaagaagaagaagagatccACGCGGTCACCTTCCCTCTCGATCCACGAGCCCCCCTGCACCCCAGAACCAGGCTTGGTCTCTAACGAGGACGTGCACGGCCTGGAGATGCTCAAGCCTCCCGGCGTTGCCGAGCCGCCCCGTTCCCGGCCAAGGCACCACAAGTGTCGCCCGCACGGAGGGCTTCCTCCGGGGAGCTCCCTCTTCCCGCTCTATTGGAAGATGGAGGCCCGGGCCGAGGCTCGGAAGCGGCAGCTGCGCCAGGAGCGCCGGCGCTGGCTCCAGCTCACCCAGCAGCTTCTGAGCCTCGAAGCGGGTTCGCCCCGGAAGGAGAAGCGCCTCTCCGTCAAGCAGCTGGAGGAGAAGCTCCGAGCCGAGCTGCTCTGCTTGGCCACGGAGCCGGAGGAGCCGGGCCCCCAGAAAGGCAAGGGGCCCGagaaggcggcggcggcggcgaaaAGGGAGCCCACCTTCAAGCCCACCATCAACCGCAGGATCCCCAACTTCAAGAGCCTGCAGAGGCGCTTCCAGGAGCAACTCGCACAGAAGAAAGAGCAAA CCAAGCTGACCGTGTGCAAACCTTTCCGCCTTCACGCTGCCAGCAGTTCCCAGGCCCTTTCAGGGAACGAGAGCAAGCAGACTGATGATGAAGAAGACCCCTTCCATAGGTTCCAGCGGCTGTGGGGTGTCCAGTGGCAGGGCCATTCCTGCCCCGACTTCAGCCCTCCCGTGGTCCCACCCGTGGCGCAGACCAAGACCTCCGGCAAACGGCAAGAAGCCAACAG GCTGCTGCTGTTGGAATGGGAACGCCGTGAGCGTCAGGAGAAGCGCAGAGCCGAGCAACGCAGGGCCAAAGAGCAACAGGTCCAGCGGGATGTGGCCAAATGTTTGGCCACTTACCGGATCCCCGGCTACTCCCCGATGTCCATCCAGAGGCGGCGGGAAGAGCTCCG GCGACAGGAGAAGCAGCGCGCGGAAGACTACACATTGCAGCTGCAAGAAATACACGAACGGGTGGAGAGTCGGCCTTTTCTCTTCGAGAGAGTCATGCAG GCCAATGCTCGCCAAGCTGTGGAACGACGATTCTCCCAAGTCCTGAATGCTTTGGGGATCGACGAAGAGATGCTATGGAAGCATGCGGCGCGCCCGTCGACTGCCAGTTCCTCTGCCAAATCCACGTAA
- the tsga10ip gene encoding testis-specific protein 10-interacting protein isoform X1, which yields MCCQRFPWRLPRMLCSRIPLPWQPQGQHPPLPFHVVVVGAMLDPHRRSVLTNACVKAAVDPITRTPGTIYEPKGQVRLLGLLSESSPSLQEDYLDAGDGMLICMKRTNKMAPRATKKYDCEPTQINPNVSDASDTEPDPDSNRQLVFPTPDSCNDSPSPTPLLESTKPPRSGSFPFQWMWESFSLKGQAVYQDHFLEKAKKKKKKRSTRSPSLSIHEPPCTPEPGLVSNEDVHGLEMLKPPGVAEPPRSRPRHHKCRPHGGLPPGSSLFPLYWKMEARAEARKRQLRQERRRWLQLTQQLLSLEAGSPRKEKRLSVKQLEEKLRAELLCLATEPEEPGPQKGKGPEKAAAAAKREPTFKPTINRRIPNFKSLQRRFQEQLAQKKEQTKLTVCKPFRLHAASSSQALSGNESKQTDDEEDPFHRFQRLWGVQWQGHSCPDFSPPVVPPVAQTKTSGKRQEANRLLLLEWERRERQEKRRAEQRRAKEQQVQRDVAKCLATYRIPGYSPMSIQRRREELRRQEKQRAEDYTLQLQEIHERVESRPFLFERVMQANARQAVERRFSQVLNALGIDEEMLWKHAARPSTASSSAKSTSKKSESSEYLPEDFPAFSEDPPELKFGKQRTARERSLQPAMYSLPQDL from the exons ATGTGTTGCCAAAGGTTTCCGTGGCGACTGCCTAGGATGCTTTGTTCCAGAATCCCGTTGCCCTGGCAACCGCAAGGGCAGCATCCGCCACTCCCGTTCCACGTTGTCGTCGTGGGGGCCATGTTGGACCCCCACCGCCGGTCGGTGCTGACCAACGCGTGCGTCAAAGCCGCGGTCGACCCCATTACGCGGACCCCCGGCACCATCTATGAGCCCAAAGGCCAGGTCCGGCTGCTGGGCCTGCTCTCCGAGAGCTCCCCTTCGCTACAG GAGGACTATCTGGACGCTGGGGATGGGATGCTGATCTGCATGAAACGCACAAACAAGATGGCTCCCAGAGCAACAAAGAAGTACGACTGTGAACCTACACAAATAAACCCGAATGTCAGCGATGCCTCGGACACCGAGCCCGATCCAGACTCAAACAGGCAA TTGGTGTTCCCGACTCCGGACTCCTGCAACGACTCCCCGAGCCCCACTCCATTGCTCGAGTCCACCAAACCACCCCGATCGGGCTCCTTCCCCTTCCAGTGGATGTGGGAGAGCTTCTCCCTCAAAGGCCAGGCCGTCTACCAGGACCACTTCCTCGAGAaggccaagaagaagaagaagaagagatccACGCGGTCACCTTCCCTCTCGATCCACGAGCCCCCCTGCACCCCAGAACCAGGCTTGGTCTCTAACGAGGACGTGCACGGCCTGGAGATGCTCAAGCCTCCCGGCGTTGCCGAGCCGCCCCGTTCCCGGCCAAGGCACCACAAGTGTCGCCCGCACGGAGGGCTTCCTCCGGGGAGCTCCCTCTTCCCGCTCTATTGGAAGATGGAGGCCCGGGCCGAGGCTCGGAAGCGGCAGCTGCGCCAGGAGCGCCGGCGCTGGCTCCAGCTCACCCAGCAGCTTCTGAGCCTCGAAGCGGGTTCGCCCCGGAAGGAGAAGCGCCTCTCCGTCAAGCAGCTGGAGGAGAAGCTCCGAGCCGAGCTGCTCTGCTTGGCCACGGAGCCGGAGGAGCCGGGCCCCCAGAAAGGCAAGGGGCCCGagaaggcggcggcggcggcgaaaAGGGAGCCCACCTTCAAGCCCACCATCAACCGCAGGATCCCCAACTTCAAGAGCCTGCAGAGGCGCTTCCAGGAGCAACTCGCACAGAAGAAAGAGCAAA CCAAGCTGACCGTGTGCAAACCTTTCCGCCTTCACGCTGCCAGCAGTTCCCAGGCCCTTTCAGGGAACGAGAGCAAGCAGACTGATGATGAAGAAGACCCCTTCCATAGGTTCCAGCGGCTGTGGGGTGTCCAGTGGCAGGGCCATTCCTGCCCCGACTTCAGCCCTCCCGTGGTCCCACCCGTGGCGCAGACCAAGACCTCCGGCAAACGGCAAGAAGCCAACAG GCTGCTGCTGTTGGAATGGGAACGCCGTGAGCGTCAGGAGAAGCGCAGAGCCGAGCAACGCAGGGCCAAAGAGCAACAGGTCCAGCGGGATGTGGCCAAATGTTTGGCCACTTACCGGATCCCCGGCTACTCCCCGATGTCCATCCAGAGGCGGCGGGAAGAGCTCCG GCGACAGGAGAAGCAGCGCGCGGAAGACTACACATTGCAGCTGCAAGAAATACACGAACGGGTGGAGAGTCGGCCTTTTCTCTTCGAGAGAGTCATGCAG GCCAATGCTCGCCAAGCTGTGGAACGACGATTCTCCCAAGTCCTGAATGCTTTGGGGATCGACGAAGAGATGCTATGGAAGCATGCGGCGCGCCCGTCGACTGCCAGTTCCTCTGCCAAATCCAC
- the zdhhc24 gene encoding probable palmitoyltransferase ZDHHC24 encodes MAGPEWKKRALPVLAGAALGSALAAEVLALLLLRRRGEPFPLPTLAALLALLGNALESARRFVTASPSTRGVMLAGAGQGWDYCYSCQTHVPPRCGHCFSCNVCILRRDHHCTLLGQCLGYQNYRYFLSLLLHGAVLLLCCAVLNADVVWTLLQEKPLAQTVLLLVLPWLMLLTGQVNFTAFFFAVVTDACLAGCLFCAGFLFFHSLLVLRGQTTKEWFEGDRKYNMGWRANLREVLGKRWHLALFTPFVASPLPGDGITFRTRPPKSEPLLKTRDL; translated from the exons ATGGCCGGCCCCGAGTGGAAGAAGCGGGCGCTGCCGGTGCTGGCGGGGGCGGCGCTGGGGTCCGCGCTGGCGGCCGAGGTGCTGGCGCTGCTGCTGCTCCGCCGCCGAGGGGAGCCCTTCCCGCTCCCGACGCTGGCGGCGCTGCTGGCCTTGCTCGGGAACGCGCTCGAGAGCGCGCGCCGCTTCGTCACCGCCTCGCCCAGCACGCGCGGCGTCATGCTCGCCGGCGCCGGGCAAGGCTGGGA cTACTGCTATTCCTGCCAGACCCACGTTCCTCCCCGCTGCGGCCACTGCTTCTCCTGCAACGTCTGCATCCTGCGCCGTGACCACCATTGCACTTTGCTGGGCCAGTGCCTGGGCTACCAGAACTACCGCTACTTCCTCAGCCTGCTGCTCCACGGCGCCGTCCTCCTGCTGTGTTGCGCCGTTCTCAATGCCGACGTGGTCTGGACTCTATTGCAGGAGAAACCCCTGGCCCAGACGGTGCTCCTGCTGGTCCTGCCCTGGCTGATGCTGCTGACAG ggcAAGTGAACTTCACGGCCTTCTTCTTTGCCGTGGTGACCGACGCTTGCCTGGCGGGCTGCCTCTTCTGTGCCGGGTTCCTGTTCTTCCACAGCCTGCTGGTGCTTCGGGGTCAGACCACCAAGGAATGGTTCGAAGGCGACCGCAAGTACAACATGGGTTGGCGGGCGAACCTCCGGGAAGTCCTGGGCAAGCGCTGGCACCTTGCGTTGTTCACCCCTTTTGTGGCTTCTCCTTTGCCGGGAGATGGCATCACTTTCCGAACTCGGCCTCCCAAGTCGGAGCCCCTCCTCAAAACCCGCGACCTCTAA